The Desulfoscipio gibsoniae DSM 7213 genome contains a region encoding:
- a CDS encoding DUF3307 domain-containing protein, protein MNLFAWLLVGHLVGDYLLQNRWMAEGKTTRWAPLLVHSTVYTLAVALPAVAAGGLSWRGILLVFLAHLVLDRRGFVHFWTERVTGSANVPWLVIMADQAWHILVLSLATLV, encoded by the coding sequence ATGAATCTTTTTGCCTGGCTTCTGGTGGGGCACCTGGTGGGCGATTACCTGCTGCAGAACCGCTGGATGGCGGAGGGCAAGACAACCCGATGGGCGCCGCTGCTGGTGCATTCAACGGTATACACACTGGCGGTGGCCCTGCCGGCGGTGGCGGCCGGCGGGCTTAGCTGGCGTGGAATATTACTGGTATTCCTGGCCCACCTGGTGCTGGACCGCCGTGGTTTCGTGCATTTCTGGACCGAAAGGGTAACTGGTTCCGCTAATGTACCCTGGCTGGTAATCATGGCGGATCAGGCCTGGCATATATTAGTGCTATCCCTGGCCACATTAGTTTAA
- a CDS encoding NHLP leader peptide family RiPP precursor, giving the protein MSQEDMPVIPRDLKEKIVQKAREDETFKNQLLTNPHKAIARLGTHISKEVEVKVMEESARVAYLVLPVLPEEMLDEELDMVAGGICFIYSESNSNLSDP; this is encoded by the coding sequence GTGAGCCAGGAAGATATGCCGGTGATCCCGCGGGACCTCAAGGAAAAAATTGTTCAGAAAGCCCGGGAAGATGAAACTTTCAAGAATCAACTTCTGACTAATCCACATAAAGCAATTGCCCGGTTGGGTACCCATATTTCGAAAGAGGTTGAAGTTAAGGTGATGGAGGAATCAGCCAGAGTAGCCTATCTTGTTCTTCCCGTCTTACCGGAAGAAATGCTCGATGAAGAGTTGGACATGGTTGCCGGCGGTATTTGTTTTATCTATAGCGAAAGCAATTCGAATCTTTCAGATCCTTGA
- a CDS encoding NHLP leader peptide family RiPP precursor: METNSNKNLTRREIEEQIIKKAGEDEGFKKELMSDPHKTIAQFGVEIPKEIDIKVVEETPKLAYLVLPMSQEVLADGALDMVAGGCSCTMGQIAIEPPLR; encoded by the coding sequence ATGGAAACGAACAGCAACAAAAATTTGACACGGAGGGAAATTGAAGAACAAATCATTAAAAAAGCCGGGGAAGACGAGGGGTTTAAAAAGGAATTGATGTCTGATCCCCACAAGACCATTGCCCAGTTCGGGGTTGAAATCCCAAAGGAAATTGATATTAAAGTAGTTGAAGAAACACCAAAACTGGCCTACCTTGTATTGCCGATGAGCCAGGAAGTATTAGCCGACGGAGCACTGGATATGGTTGCAGGCGGGTGCAGTTGTACCATGGGCCAAATTGCTATAGAGCCGCCCTTACGGTGA
- a CDS encoding response regulator transcription factor: MAGEKILVVDDEAVVRKLASHHLVKNGFQVITAEDGYKVFDLLRTHRPNLIILDILMPGLDGIEVCREVRKESDVPIIFLTSKNDSSDIVLGLGVGGDDYIIKPFNPNEMIARVRANLRRHFLPSSNCEPPEKSQLLHFPGLEIDLNNRTVLVDGSPITLTNKEFELLVLLAQNPNRIFKYDHLLELVWKFNDNTDNRTLMVHINRLRKKIEQNPSQPRYIITVRGIGYKLHNSKEK, from the coding sequence ATGGCCGGAGAAAAAATTTTGGTGGTTGATGATGAAGCCGTAGTAAGAAAATTAGCCAGCCATCATCTGGTCAAAAACGGCTTTCAGGTAATCACGGCCGAGGATGGCTATAAGGTTTTTGATCTGCTTCGGACACATAGACCCAACTTGATTATCCTGGACATACTTATGCCTGGCCTGGACGGGATTGAAGTTTGTCGTGAAGTACGCAAGGAGAGTGACGTTCCCATCATCTTTCTCACCTCCAAAAACGACTCATCAGATATTGTACTGGGTCTCGGGGTAGGTGGAGATGACTATATAATCAAACCATTCAACCCAAACGAAATGATTGCCCGGGTAAGGGCAAACTTACGCCGCCATTTCCTGCCAAGCTCAAACTGCGAACCTCCTGAGAAAAGTCAATTACTTCATTTTCCCGGTCTGGAAATAGACTTGAACAACCGTACCGTTTTGGTTGACGGTTCCCCGATCACACTGACCAATAAAGAGTTTGAACTTCTCGTGTTACTTGCTCAAAATCCCAACCGGATTTTTAAATATGACCATTTGCTGGAACTGGTGTGGAAGTTCAATGATAATACCGATAACAGGACGCTGATGGTTCATATTAACAGGCTGCGTAAAAAAATTGAGCAGAACCCCTCCCAACCCCGGTATATCATTACAGTGAGGGGAATAGGTTATAAGTTGCATAACAGCAAAGAAAAGTAA
- a CDS encoding radical SAM/SPASM domain-containing protein has product MKPSRYNFIWPAENSDNMIIYNSMTGGLVETEKTCIDLLSADRIDYNSLSPRGKQFIDRMKQGGFVIDDVVDELLILKKMYNSSKYNRSKLPITIVPTMRCNFDCIYCFQHPGEGEEPRYDKGMSETVQQALLEFITDRANKLDSLHIFWYGGEPLLEKDLIYTLSKKMIDIAAQNNIAYYAKMVTNGYLIAHDPKIIQRLKDSKITSLQITLDGPPEVHNRRRMLKGSHKPTFDRILQGIKLLAEEGFDVTIRINTDKSNVHDTDKLLDILYSNNLKNVHIYQGFVYADTPGCHNYQCSTLTLEQARDLKIEFHKSLLQKQFNIDKARYYPSLTFACGACSPDAYIISPDGDLYKCWKETGRKEASVGNITNFKARSNSQRMHEIRWLLWEPFTNDHCPECKRLPICMGGCGYSEIVNGQPKKCNPLDDHLEQYIKTLYFHEKSQL; this is encoded by the coding sequence ATGAAACCTTCCAGATACAACTTTATCTGGCCTGCCGAAAACTCTGACAACATGATCATTTATAACAGCATGACCGGCGGGCTGGTGGAAACTGAAAAGACCTGCATTGATTTGTTGAGTGCCGACCGGATTGACTATAACTCGCTCTCACCCCGGGGGAAGCAGTTTATTGACCGCATGAAGCAAGGGGGTTTTGTGATTGATGACGTTGTTGACGAGCTGTTAATCTTAAAAAAAATGTATAACAGCAGCAAATACAACCGCAGCAAGTTACCCATAACCATTGTTCCGACCATGCGGTGCAATTTCGACTGCATCTACTGTTTTCAGCATCCCGGCGAGGGAGAAGAACCCCGGTACGATAAGGGGATGTCTGAAACTGTGCAGCAGGCTTTGCTTGAGTTCATAACCGATAGAGCAAATAAATTAGACTCTTTACATATTTTTTGGTATGGCGGCGAGCCGCTGCTGGAAAAAGATTTAATCTATACATTATCAAAAAAAATGATTGATATCGCCGCTCAAAATAACATAGCCTACTATGCCAAGATGGTTACCAACGGCTACCTGATTGCCCATGATCCAAAAATTATACAAAGGCTGAAAGACAGCAAAATCACTTCCCTGCAAATTACCCTGGACGGCCCGCCGGAGGTGCATAACCGGCGCAGAATGCTCAAGGGAAGTCATAAACCTACCTTCGACCGCATCCTGCAGGGTATAAAACTACTGGCGGAAGAAGGATTTGATGTGACGATCAGGATCAATACAGATAAATCAAATGTGCATGATACTGATAAATTACTGGATATTCTTTACAGCAATAATCTTAAAAATGTTCATATCTATCAGGGCTTTGTTTATGCGGATACACCCGGGTGCCATAATTATCAATGCAGTACTTTGACCTTGGAACAGGCGAGAGACCTGAAAATAGAATTTCATAAATCTTTACTGCAAAAACAGTTTAATATTGATAAAGCGCGTTATTATCCCTCACTAACTTTTGCCTGTGGTGCCTGCAGCCCGGATGCATATATCATTTCCCCGGATGGAGATCTGTATAAGTGCTGGAAAGAAACCGGCCGAAAGGAAGCCAGTGTGGGTAATATCACTAATTTTAAGGCCCGCAGCAACAGCCAGCGGATGCACGAAATTCGCTGGCTGTTATGGGAACCCTTTACCAATGACCACTGCCCGGAATGCAAAAGGCTGCCCATTTGCATGGGAGGCTGTGGCTACTCGGAAATAGTCAACGGCCAACCTAAAAAATGCAATCCTTTAGATGATCATCTTGAACAATATATAAAAACACTATATTTTCATGAAAAGAGCCAGTTGTAA
- a CDS encoding CHASE2 domain-containing protein: MFENTSSPTPGRTPGGSEKPTDSANMANKKIGRLKWPLALVLFTLVQLAVMAGLFNRVELAMYDAWFRLQGVRDPGERVVIVAMDEASIQKIGPLPWPRSTHARLLEALSEARVVGFDLVFDVPTDPTEDEALGIAIAEHGRVILASQFAFEREPNGEVAQVFQPPCPEIMAGVAGLGFVNMPTDPDQVVRRVTTVDVNTFEVPFPSLNLAVTMAALGMDHTQLEVSPRRLVFGEREIPLDEMNRAMPCFWGSQGAFKTYSCADVLNGVLSPDTFKDRIVLIGPTASAEKDNYPTPYTGSNMVLSGALPTPGVEIHASAVQSFLDGRWYREVSSVLNLAFLLLAGMLTVLVVSGRGPWVGLGGTLSVLLAVSGTSFGLWWYARLWLNVAAPVVLVFMTYAALTAADFIQAEMGRRRTRAMFSRYVSPDVVEELMESPAEVMLGGRRQSLTVMFCDIRGFTSYSENKPPEEVVSRLNEYLTAMTRVIFNHGGTLDKYLGDGLMAIFGAPVYYPDHVQRAIMAAVDIQKEINILNRKWVEQGQQPLNIGVGINSGSVLVGNVGSPERMDYTVIGEDVNLASRVEGLTKTFETLIVISERSKHMLDEADGNSVPELSYLGHAQVKGFTEPVGVYTI, translated from the coding sequence ATGTTCGAAAACACATCATCACCCACACCCGGAAGAACGCCTGGCGGATCGGAAAAACCTACAGATTCTGCTAACATGGCAAATAAAAAAATTGGAAGATTGAAATGGCCGCTGGCCCTGGTACTATTCACGTTGGTGCAGTTGGCGGTCATGGCGGGGCTGTTCAATCGGGTGGAATTGGCTATGTACGACGCCTGGTTTCGGCTGCAGGGGGTGCGGGATCCCGGGGAGCGGGTAGTTATCGTGGCCATGGACGAGGCCTCCATCCAGAAAATCGGACCCCTGCCCTGGCCCCGTTCCACCCACGCCAGGCTGTTGGAAGCATTGAGTGAAGCCCGGGTGGTGGGGTTTGACCTTGTGTTCGACGTACCCACAGATCCGACAGAGGACGAAGCCTTGGGAATCGCCATAGCGGAACACGGCCGGGTGATACTGGCCAGCCAGTTTGCTTTTGAGCGTGAACCCAACGGCGAAGTGGCGCAAGTATTCCAGCCGCCCTGCCCCGAAATCATGGCCGGTGTTGCCGGGCTTGGTTTTGTGAATATGCCCACCGATCCCGACCAGGTGGTGCGCCGGGTTACCACCGTGGACGTGAACACTTTTGAAGTACCTTTTCCCTCTCTGAACCTGGCGGTGACCATGGCAGCGCTGGGAATGGATCACACACAACTGGAAGTGTCACCCCGCCGATTGGTTTTCGGGGAGCGGGAAATACCATTGGACGAAATGAACCGGGCCATGCCCTGTTTCTGGGGTTCCCAAGGAGCCTTTAAAACTTACAGTTGCGCAGATGTTTTAAACGGTGTGTTGTCGCCGGACACTTTTAAAGACCGTATCGTGCTCATTGGCCCTACTGCTTCCGCAGAAAAGGATAATTATCCCACACCATATACCGGCTCCAACATGGTGCTAAGCGGCGCTTTGCCCACCCCGGGTGTGGAGATTCACGCTTCGGCGGTGCAGAGTTTCCTGGACGGGCGCTGGTACCGCGAAGTCTCTTCGGTGCTCAACCTGGCTTTTCTTTTATTGGCGGGCATGTTGACAGTGCTAGTGGTTTCAGGACGTGGCCCCTGGGTTGGGCTCGGCGGCACCCTGTCGGTCCTTTTGGCCGTGTCCGGGACGTCGTTTGGCCTTTGGTGGTATGCCCGCCTGTGGCTTAATGTTGCCGCGCCGGTGGTACTGGTGTTTATGACTTACGCTGCGCTTACAGCAGCCGATTTCATCCAGGCCGAGATGGGCCGCCGCCGCACCAGGGCCATGTTTAGCCGTTATGTATCGCCCGACGTGGTTGAGGAATTAATGGAAAGCCCCGCTGAAGTGATGCTGGGCGGCCGCCGCCAGTCCCTGACGGTTATGTTTTGCGATATACGCGGCTTTACATCCTACAGCGAAAACAAACCCCCGGAGGAAGTGGTCAGCCGGCTGAACGAATACCTTACTGCCATGACCCGGGTTATTTTCAATCACGGCGGGACCCTGGACAAGTACCTGGGGGACGGCCTGATGGCTATTTTTGGCGCCCCGGTTTATTACCCGGACCATGTGCAGCGGGCCATTATGGCTGCTGTGGATATCCAAAAAGAAATCAACATTCTGAACAGAAAATGGGTGGAGCAGGGTCAGCAGCCGCTGAACATCGGAGTTGGAATCAACTCCGGCAGCGTGCTGGTGGGTAACGTGGGCAGCCCCGAACGCATGGACTACACAGTTATAGGCGAAGACGTCAACCTGGCTTCACGGGTGGAGGGGTTGACCAAAACTTTCGAAACCCTGATCGTTATTAGTGAACGTTCCAAACACATGTTGGATGAGGCTGATGGCAATTCGGTACCGGAATTGAGCTACCTGGGCCATGCCCAAGTTAAAGGCTTTACTGAGCCGGTTGGAGTGTATACCATTTGA